Proteins found in one Moritella sp. Urea-trap-13 genomic segment:
- a CDS encoding phosphotransferase, protein MSLTPEQLTNADIAPDFVVQFSPELFSLTPVLGGLSNYNYRLEFQRDNVEHCYFVRQLSSTYNDMDNNVEHEYAAQIKAASIGLAPNIIVQHEQGMICDWIAGQHWNETEQGRDENIAKIAQLVATLHQQPLPNHHLDMVQRLQHYYQTLHGEFKTAQLELQLKLVINLIQQHLPTNRLVFCHHDMNPLNFIENVQTKLYLLDWEFAAAGHGDFDIATLFQTFAWETEQRALFLKYYNQYYGTAQLPAQVPSQVTARQIDMMAVVVEMMTLLWCIVMYQQAKDVTYLTLWQQSERAIADKINQLTN, encoded by the coding sequence ATGAGTCTGACGCCAGAACAGCTAACCAACGCTGATATCGCTCCTGATTTTGTGGTGCAATTTAGTCCTGAATTATTCTCTTTAACGCCAGTTTTAGGTGGCTTGAGTAATTATAATTATCGACTCGAATTTCAGCGTGATAATGTCGAACATTGCTATTTCGTGCGCCAATTATCATCTACCTATAATGACATGGATAACAATGTTGAGCATGAATACGCAGCGCAAATTAAAGCGGCAAGTATCGGTTTAGCCCCCAATATCATTGTGCAGCATGAGCAGGGCATGATCTGTGATTGGATTGCAGGTCAACATTGGAATGAAACTGAGCAAGGCCGAGATGAAAACATAGCAAAAATAGCGCAATTAGTCGCAACGCTTCATCAACAGCCTCTGCCTAATCATCATCTTGATATGGTTCAGCGCCTGCAACATTATTATCAGACACTCCATGGCGAATTTAAAACCGCGCAATTAGAACTGCAGTTGAAACTTGTGATTAACTTGATCCAACAGCATTTACCTACAAATAGATTAGTTTTTTGTCATCATGATATGAATCCGTTGAATTTTATCGAAAATGTGCAGACTAAGTTATATTTATTGGACTGGGAATTTGCAGCGGCAGGGCATGGTGATTTTGATATTGCCACTTTGTTTCAGACCTTTGCGTGGGAAACTGAGCAGCGAGCGCTGTTTTTAAAGTATTACAATCAGTATTACGGCACTGCACAACTCCCGGCGCAAGTCCCATCACAAGTTACGGCTAGGCAGATAGATATGATGGCCGTGGTTGTGGAGATGATGACCCTGCTGTGGTGCATTGTGATGTATCAACAAGCTAAAGACGTAACCTATTTAACGCTATGGCAGCAATCTGAACGTGCCATCGCAGATAAAATTAACCAATTAACCAATTAA
- a CDS encoding penicillin-binding protein activator LpoB has translation MKWILILSYLLSALFVTACTVPLQPQPQPQPQQVLTMPLQTIEEHPLTTQVRELNWQLLQQPFFVQGAFEHGQRLYISYPSSVITLPITHQELQRASAETLTQSRWFDMLILSVAEPDKNAVMAGNSYSLVISIINVENTPNSHMLTIELVNNRFNTVEAYVSRVILL, from the coding sequence ATGAAATGGATTCTCATACTATCGTATCTGCTTAGTGCATTATTCGTTACCGCTTGTACGGTACCATTACAACCCCAGCCACAACCACAACCACAACAAGTACTGACAATGCCACTTCAGACGATTGAAGAACACCCGCTAACCACCCAAGTACGAGAATTAAATTGGCAGTTGTTACAGCAACCTTTCTTTGTGCAAGGTGCTTTTGAGCATGGTCAGCGCCTTTATATTAGCTATCCGAGCAGTGTGATTACGCTGCCGATTACTCATCAAGAATTACAACGTGCAAGTGCAGAAACACTGACCCAATCTCGTTGGTTTGATATGCTGATTTTATCCGTAGCAGAACCAGATAAGAACGCTGTAATGGCAGGTAATAGTTATTCATTGGTGATTAGCATTATTAACGTCGAGAATACGCCGAATAGCCATATGCTAACGATTGAGCTGGTCAATAATCGTTTCAATACGGTTGAAGCATACGTGAGTCGTGTGATCTTGTTATGA
- a CDS encoding HIT domain-containing protein produces the protein MAEETIFRKIINKEIPADILYQDELVTAFRDISPKASTHVLIIPNKLIPTTNDVCEEDELALGRLFTVARKIAEQEGIAENGYRLIVNCNKHGRQEVYHLHMHLVGGEQLGAMVTLK, from the coding sequence ATGGCAGAAGAAACGATTTTTCGCAAGATCATTAATAAAGAGATCCCAGCCGATATTCTTTACCAAGATGAGTTAGTGACTGCATTTCGTGATATTAGTCCAAAAGCATCAACACATGTATTAATTATCCCTAATAAACTGATCCCAACGACCAATGACGTATGCGAAGAAGATGAGTTAGCATTAGGGCGTTTATTCACTGTGGCGCGTAAAATTGCCGAGCAAGAAGGTATCGCTGAAAATGGCTACCGCCTTATCGTTAACTGCAATAAGCACGGTAGACAAGAGGTGTATCATTTACACATGCATCTTGTTGGTGGCGAGCAGCTTGGCGCGATGGTTACTCTTAAATAA